In Chitinophaga sp. HK235, a single window of DNA contains:
- a CDS encoding DinB family protein: MSVIQSLLQEMEQESLTTRKMLSRVPEDKYDWQPHPKSMTLVQLATHVAEMPNWIGMTLNTPELDFAKQPYTPVSIKNGEELMNYFETSLADGRKELAAATPAQLEETWTLRSGDQIFSETSKAVFLRITYSQIVHHRAQLGVYLRLLDIPIPGSYGPSADEH; encoded by the coding sequence ATGTCTGTTATTCAATCACTACTGCAGGAGATGGAGCAGGAATCGCTCACCACCCGGAAAATGTTATCACGTGTGCCGGAAGACAAATACGACTGGCAACCACATCCTAAGAGCATGACGCTGGTGCAGCTGGCTACGCATGTGGCGGAAATGCCCAACTGGATAGGCATGACGCTGAATACTCCCGAACTGGATTTTGCGAAACAGCCATATACCCCCGTATCCATCAAGAACGGAGAAGAGCTGATGAACTACTTTGAAACTTCACTGGCAGATGGACGTAAAGAGCTGGCAGCAGCTACACCTGCACAGCTGGAAGAAACCTGGACACTCCGTAGCGGAGACCAGATCTTCAGCGAAACATCCAAAGCTGTTTTCCTCCGTATCACCTATTCCCAGATCGTACACCACAGAGCACAACTGGGCGTATACCTGCGACTGCTGGACATTCCCATCCCAGGAAGTTATGGTCCAAGTGCAGATGAACATTAA
- a CDS encoding TonB-dependent receptor, whose translation MKFPLLTTVSLLFALPLAAQQDTLHELQEVVVKSYLSKETLLRIPTAVSVLSPQQLQLQQGASLVPAFNSIAGVRMEERSPGSYRLSIRGSLLRSPFGVRNVKIYMDEIPLTDAGGNTYLNLLDPSVLSRAEILKGPDGSLFGANSGGVVRLDVLPLPGDSSRLQAGVQGGSYGLLHASAAYHQQLGNYGLQLFQGYQQADGYRQNTALRRSYSQIGQRWEYKPGYVLKMLGFYSDLGYRTPGSLTLTQLGQDPRAARPATNTLPGAVAQRAGIYNRTVQGGLIHEAQLSPRWQHVFTVFGANTHFENPFITNYEARDENTAGFRTYLSWTNHPATSAPLHWRWQAGVEWEQTRYDIINYGNRQGKRDTIQAADKLTAGQYFYFTRFHAQLYRWTMEAAASVNYYHYTYNRNGRTNVAFTPQLMPRISLSYLINDQLTGRMSVSRGYSPPATAEVRASDNIINTSLAPETGWNYEAGLRLLPASRRYMLDLTGFHYRMTDAIVRKLHDNGTEFFVNAGGVNQTGVEVEGRLQLITPRSHGVIRGLELHSSYTWSDFYFRDYISGGKDFSGNRLTGVPRNVVVTGLTLYLPKAVFLYMSHNYTATIPLNDANSAYARAYQLLQCKAGWHLPFSHKYHLTLQAGADNLLNQSYSLGNDLNAVGERYYNPAPGRTYFGGISVAL comes from the coding sequence ATGAAATTCCCTTTGCTGACCACTGTATCGTTGCTGTTTGCCCTGCCACTGGCCGCTCAGCAGGATACCCTGCATGAGCTGCAGGAGGTAGTGGTAAAATCCTATCTTTCGAAAGAGACATTATTACGTATACCCACTGCCGTTAGTGTGCTGTCACCGCAACAGCTGCAGTTGCAGCAGGGGGCTTCCCTGGTGCCGGCGTTCAACAGCATTGCCGGCGTGCGCATGGAGGAACGTTCGCCCGGCAGTTATCGTTTATCCATCCGCGGTAGTTTGTTACGTTCTCCTTTTGGGGTCCGTAATGTGAAGATATATATGGACGAGATCCCGCTCACCGACGCAGGCGGCAACACTTACCTGAATCTGCTGGACCCTTCGGTGCTGAGCCGTGCCGAGATATTAAAAGGTCCGGATGGAAGCCTGTTTGGCGCCAATTCAGGCGGAGTAGTGCGACTGGATGTATTACCCCTGCCCGGCGACAGTAGCCGGTTGCAGGCAGGTGTGCAGGGAGGGAGTTATGGCCTTTTACATGCTTCGGCTGCTTATCATCAGCAGCTGGGCAACTATGGTCTACAGCTTTTCCAGGGCTATCAGCAGGCAGACGGATACCGGCAGAATACCGCTTTACGCCGCTCTTACTCACAGATCGGCCAGCGTTGGGAATATAAGCCAGGTTATGTATTGAAGATGCTGGGTTTCTATTCTGACCTGGGCTACCGTACTCCCGGAAGCCTCACCCTGACACAGCTGGGACAGGACCCCAGGGCTGCAAGACCCGCTACCAACACACTACCTGGCGCAGTAGCACAAAGGGCCGGTATCTACAACCGTACCGTCCAGGGTGGCCTGATTCATGAAGCACAGCTGAGCCCCCGCTGGCAGCATGTGTTTACCGTTTTCGGAGCCAACACCCATTTTGAAAATCCTTTTATCACCAACTACGAAGCGCGGGATGAAAATACAGCCGGCTTCCGCACCTATCTGTCGTGGACCAATCATCCCGCCACCAGCGCTCCGTTGCACTGGCGATGGCAGGCCGGTGTGGAATGGGAACAGACCCGATACGATATTATTAACTACGGTAACCGGCAAGGCAAGCGGGATACCATACAGGCAGCGGATAAACTGACTGCAGGACAATACTTCTATTTCACCCGTTTTCATGCCCAGCTGTATCGCTGGACCATGGAGGCGGCTGCCAGCGTCAATTATTATCATTACACCTATAACCGCAACGGGCGTACGAACGTAGCCTTTACACCACAACTGATGCCCCGCATCTCTCTGTCTTATCTCATCAATGATCAGCTGACAGGGCGGATGAGTGTGAGCCGCGGTTATTCACCGCCAGCCACGGCGGAAGTAAGAGCTTCCGATAATATCATCAACACCTCTCTGGCTCCGGAAACGGGCTGGAACTATGAAGCAGGGCTACGCCTGCTGCCGGCATCCAGGCGTTATATGCTGGACCTGACCGGCTTCCATTACCGTATGACAGATGCCATCGTGCGAAAGTTGCATGACAACGGCACGGAGTTTTTTGTGAATGCCGGTGGTGTTAATCAGACCGGTGTGGAAGTAGAAGGCAGGTTACAGTTGATAACGCCGCGTTCCCATGGGGTAATAAGAGGACTGGAGCTGCATAGCAGTTATACATGGAGTGATTTTTATTTCCGGGATTATATAAGTGGTGGTAAGGATTTTTCCGGCAACAGGCTGACCGGTGTGCCCCGGAATGTAGTGGTGACGGGGCTGACGCTGTATTTGCCGAAGGCTGTGTTTTTGTATATGTCGCATAATTATACCGCCACTATTCCCCTGAATGATGCCAACAGTGCCTATGCGCGTGCGTATCAGCTATTGCAATGCAAAGCTGGCTGGCATCTTCCTTTCTCTCATAAATATCATCTGACACTGCAGGCAGGAGCTGATAATCTGCTGAACCAGTCGTATAGTCTGGGGAATGATCTGAATGCAGTAGGGGAGCGGTATTACAATCCCGCACCGGGACGTACGTATTTTGGAGGTATAAGTGTGGCGCTGTAA
- a CDS encoding RNA ligase (ATP) — protein MEHKLASTVVIDDLQPIEGADLIEVATVKGWKLVVKKNEYQVGDHAIYCEIDSFLPEKEEFEFLRKSSFRKMGDTPGFRLKTIRLRGQISQGLLLPVSVLSGYAYTLGEDVSAILGIVKYEPPVPASLAGVARGNFPSFIPKTDEERVQNLSKEYEKYRQHTFYVTEKLDGSSATYYYRDGVFGVCSRNLDLEETPDNSFWKVARELDLPAKLAALGKNIALQGELIGEGVQGNPYGIRAQSVRFFNVFDIDAYTYLALEAFKEMIHQLELQHVPILDEAFTLPETVHQLLLTAEGASVLSPAGKHVEREGLVIRSADRRISFKAISNKFLLNEN, from the coding sequence ATGGAACATAAACTGGCGTCTACCGTTGTGATAGACGACCTGCAGCCCATTGAAGGCGCTGATCTTATCGAAGTAGCCACTGTAAAAGGGTGGAAATTAGTTGTTAAAAAGAATGAATACCAGGTAGGCGACCACGCTATCTATTGTGAGATCGACTCCTTCCTGCCCGAGAAAGAGGAATTTGAATTCCTGCGTAAAAGCTCCTTTAGAAAAATGGGAGATACACCCGGCTTCCGGCTGAAGACCATCAGACTGCGTGGGCAGATATCCCAGGGCCTGCTCCTGCCGGTATCTGTACTCTCCGGATATGCGTATACGTTAGGAGAAGATGTGTCCGCCATACTGGGCATCGTTAAATACGAACCTCCGGTACCCGCCTCCCTGGCCGGTGTAGCCAGAGGTAACTTCCCTTCTTTTATTCCTAAAACAGATGAAGAAAGGGTACAGAACCTGAGCAAAGAATACGAAAAGTACCGGCAGCATACATTTTATGTGACTGAAAAGCTGGATGGCTCTTCCGCCACCTACTACTACCGCGATGGTGTGTTTGGCGTATGCTCCCGTAACCTGGACCTGGAAGAAACACCTGATAATTCTTTCTGGAAAGTAGCCAGAGAGCTGGACCTTCCGGCCAAACTGGCTGCTCTGGGCAAAAACATCGCTCTTCAGGGAGAGCTCATCGGAGAAGGTGTACAGGGAAACCCTTACGGTATAAGGGCGCAGAGCGTTCGTTTTTTCAACGTTTTTGATATCGATGCGTACACTTACCTGGCACTGGAAGCTTTTAAGGAGATGATACACCAACTGGAACTGCAACATGTTCCTATACTGGACGAAGCCTTCACACTACCTGAAACCGTACACCAGCTGCTGCTGACTGCGGAAGGCGCCTCTGTGCTAAGCCCTGCAGGCAAACACGTAGAACGGGAAGGACTGGTGATACGTTCTGCAGACAGACGTATATCCTTCAAGGCGATATCCAACAAATTTCTGCTCAACGAAAACTAA